A part of Cannabis sativa cultivar Pink pepper isolate KNU-18-1 chromosome 6, ASM2916894v1, whole genome shotgun sequence genomic DNA contains:
- the LOC133039137 gene encoding uncharacterized protein LOC133039137, producing MEPLYERFRKQAPPVFLGDPDVLKAEQWLTVIEKILNFMGVAGNDRVACATFQFQEDALIWWEMVSLTRDVTRMTWEEFRELFNAKYYNEAVRSAKRKEFIEWVQGESMSVTEYTTKFDRLAKLASGIVPTDFSKKEKYLAGLNAKIRHDLVITTNDTTTYAEMVDKALRAEGAVKFLQETR from the coding sequence ATGGAGCCTTTATATGAGAGGTTCAGAAAGCAAGCGCCTCCAGTATTTCTGGGAGACCCTGATGTTTTAAAAGCTGAGCAGTGGTTGACTgttattgagaaaatattgaattttatgggagtaGCTGGAAATGATAGGGTGGCATGTGCCACCTTTCAATTTCAAGAGGATGCCCTGATCTGGTGGGAAATGGTATCCCTCACCAGAGATGTAACtagaatgacctgggaagagttcCGAGAATTGTTTAAtgccaagtattacaacgaggcggtccgcagtgcaaagcggaaggaaTTTATTGAGTGGGTACAAGGTGAGAGTATGTCAGTGACCGAATATACCACcaagtttgatcgcttggcCAAGTTGGCCTCCGGAATTGTACCAacagatttcagcaagaaagaaaagtatttggcTGGGCTGAATGCCAAAATCAGACATGACTTGGTTATTACAACAAATGATACCACAACCTATGCAGAAATGGTTGATAAGGCTCTTCGAGCTGAAGGAGCAGTTAAATTCTTACAAGAAACCCGATAG